The DNA sequence TCATCTGGTAAATTTGATGCCTTGTCTGATCTGGGGTTCATCGTATTCCTTGAAATTCGGCAGATTCTTCATCTGTTTGAGGTAAAGCTTCTGACACATGATTTCCTTTCTTTGACTTTTATTCCTTAtgcgttttcttttttcttttcttttggttttaaGTTCATGGTGCTGCGAACAAGTTTTCTTATCCAAAAAATCTGAAAGACCAATCAAAGCGTTTCAGTTCGATGGTGTAGTAGGTAAATAGTTTTTGAACTTGGATCCTGGTGACTGATTAATTATCCTGGAGGgttgattcttgatttatcTTTCTTGATGGATGATGTTGAGATTTGGTTGGACTAAACAGAACTGGAAACCTCTTTTGTAGAAATTAGGAGTGGATCATGCTTGTTGGAATTAATGCACCATCTTTTTCTCCTCATAAGAGAGAAGAATTTGGGTTGAGTTGGATTGATCTTCTGAATCTTGATTCTTCTCTTAGGCTACTGAATTGCATGGGTATCAGAGAGATGATTGAGGAATAAATGAACGGTTCCCACTGGCCCTAAAATTCATTGTAAATTTTGAGATATTGATTGAAAGATCACTAGGTTACCTACTTTCGagaaaatttctttcttgtcCATTTTCTTATGGTACATTACATTCTTATGGATACAGTGCCGACCCAGGAGCGGATAGCAAATTGCATTATGGGTTGGCTAACCAAGATTCTCAAAGGTTCCAGCCACAAAATCTCAAAAGGGCAATATCATGGGAAATATGAAGATGATACAATTTGGGAGGGACCTCCTACTTCAGCGGTAATCATTCCTCTGCTAATCATTTGATCATCAGTGATTTGACCCATGGGTCTTTGCTCATCTGGTTGCGCCACTTTCTTATGTTTGAGTCTTAAATATAGGACCAGTGGTCAGATTTTGACAAAGAAGAACTTGATAGGGCAATTGCACTTTCCATTGCTGAACAAGAtgagaaagggaaaaaagtaGTAGGTAAGTCAAGAGGCCGCAAGATTTTGCCGCTGAGGATTCATAACCAATGGTAGATTCTTTTCTCCTGTGATATTTCTAGCTATTGGAATTTGAGCCGATCagaaaattcatgaaaaatctgatatcttttatattagcTCAAGGATGTGTGCTCAAACTGGTGAATTAGAATGCCTATGCGCCAAGTGTTTGAAGCTTTAGTAATGACTTGATATGGGACAGCTGGTAATTTAccaaactatttattttatcagatGACGAGTCTCTATTGGATGAAGATGAACAGCTAGCCAAGGCCCTTCAAGAAAGTTGGAACGTGGACTCACCACCTCAATCACCTCCACCTCCATCTCCTCCTCCACCTCAGTgtcctcctcttcctcctcctcctcaatcACCTCCCCCTCCTCCGTCACCTCCTCCTCGATCATCTCCACCTAGATCACCTCGATATGATTATGGAAGTTTCTTACCTCCTTACCCGTTCTTCTATCCTTCTTCAATGTACAGGTGAAAGATCTTTCTGTCAGCAATTTTACTATCAGCTTACTTTCTGTTTTTTACActttagtaatttaaataatcaataactGTGTATTCCAGAAATTTGTTAATCTACCAGATGAATTGGTGAAACATAGTCGTTAAGGTAGCTACCACCAAAAGTAGGATCTGCTAGCTGAAGCTAAGTGATGGAATTGGCAATAAACAGGATCACTCTTACACTTTCAATCTATGAcaataaatcttattttatttctggACGGAGTTTTAGGTGGGAAGTACTTCAAGTCATTAATAGTTTCACTTGAATATCTCATGCATCTCTACTTATCTATTATCCAAGTAATTAGAAGTTATTCACTTGCTAAGTACCATTGATTGCCGCCAGGGTATTGTCAAAAATACATTGATATATATGACCCTAGACGTTCTGTAGATAGTTTAAGTATGGATAGAAGATCAGTTCAGAGTAAATGGAAAAGGACTTGGACATTTGGATAGGTCTCATACTAATCATACTAAAGTTAGATATGGATTTTTAGCACCCATATAATAGAGTCGTCCGTTCCTGAGAGATTAAGCACTTATATAAGCAGATTTTGTAAATAACATAATTCATCAGGTAGTCTCACATTTCCATTTACCAAAATCAGTCAAATGAAGTATCAGGCCAACCTGTAGCCTGATTTATGGAGTTTTGAGGTAAACAATGTTGAAAAGGCATGAAAATTGCTTTGTCATGCTAGGACCTAGTGACCTCTTATATGTGCATTGCATGAGTTTGTTGATTCATGTGACTCAGAAGTACTACTCTCTTTTAAGTCTCCCGTCCTTAACATAGTTTTCTTTGTAGAATCTGCGCTGGTTGCAATAGTGAAATTGGTCATGGGAGATACTTGAGTTGCATGGGAGCTGTTTGGCATCCAGAATGTTTCCGTTGCCATTCTTGCAATCAACCAATTTCTGATTATGAGGTGCTGAACTGACCTAGCTGTATTATCTATTTTGGATTCTGAAACAATGCTTGGTATTACTCCTTGGTAATCCTTCACTGGACCAGTCATTTTGTGAACTGACTTCTTCTCAAAATTCTGTTTCAGTTTTCCATGTCTGATAATCGCCCTTACCACAAAGCTTGCTACAAGGACCTGCATCACCCAAAATGCGATGTTTGCAAAAACTTTGTACGTGTGTCACTTCCATCACTGAATAGCAGTACATTTCTATTTTACTTGTTAGTTTTCAGATTTGCAGAATAATACTGCTTATTACACGCTCATCCTGTTAACTTAAGCTCACTACATGCTACAGCGTTATCTCATTTTCCATTTATGTAGATCCCCACAAATGCTGCTGGACTTATTGAGTATAGAGCACATCCTTTCTGGCATCAGAAGTACTGCCCCGCACACGAGCATGATGGAACACCTCGCTGCTGCAGCTGTGAAAGAATGGAGGTCAGTGAAGAGAATAGTTCTCCATGTCTTAAAtagaaagcaaacctcaaagaATGACAAAATTTATAGTGACATATCTTCTTCAACCCAACACAATAGAACCTATCATTTACATAATTGAAGTGGTGGATTAACGTGTAACCCTCTGATCAATGCAGCCAGTCGATGCCAgatttttaattcttgatgATGGAAGAAAGCTATGTCTGGAGTGTTTGGATTCTTCCATAATGGACACCCATGAGTGTCAACCTCTTTATCTTGAAATACAAGAATTTTATGAAGGCTTAAACATGAAGGTTGAGCAGCAAATCCCGTTACTCTTGGTTGAGAGACAAGCACTAAATGAAGCCATGGAAGGGGAGAAAAATGTAGACTCTATGAATTATTTCTGCTAAACTGCTAATTTCTAAAAACCTTTCTgatatttagtaatatttattctgTTGCCAGGGTCATCACCACATGCCTGAAACCAGAGGACTCTGCCTGTCTTTTCCATGAAATGCACCTTAACAGAATCTTCAGTTCATTGTTTTGGTGGTGGTTGGAATTACTTACTTAGAACTTGGAACTTAAAGTTCAATCTTCATACTAAGTACCATTCATCAGATGTTGTAATATTAATACCATGAAtgtcactatttattttttatttaataatattcaatgaTTGTTAAATTGTTCGAATAGTGGTAACCAGTAGTGTGAAAGTTTGAATAAACAACTTAAAGATCCACGAGAGCAATAGCACGGTATGAGTTTCTTCTAGGAACATGAAAACTGTGAACTAGTTAATGGTCGCAAGATCAAGTTTTAATCCTATGTTTTACCAAAATTTCCAGATATTGAGGCGGCCAAGAATAGGAGGATATCGGATATTAGACATGTTTACTGAGCCTTGTAGACTGGTCCGCCACTGTGAAGTAACAGCTATCCTTATTCTGTATGGTCTACCTAGGTAAGAGTTGTTTCTCTCTCACATTTGGTCACTCCTGATGTTCATGCTCAGAAATTAACCTGGTGTAAAATTTAGGTTATTGACTGGGTCGATCCTGGCTCATGAGATGATGCATGCATGGCTGCGACTTAAAGGTAATTTCACACTAGTTTCACCATTTCCCTGAAGTTCAACTTCATATAATTACTCAACTGGAGTTATCCACTGATTTGGCTTTCTCAGGTTACCCGAGTCTAAGTCCGGAGGTCGAAGAAGGTATCTGCCAAGTGCTAGCTCATATGTGGTTGGATTCTGAAATTGTTGCTGGTTCTGGTAGTACTGTGGCTTCTACTTCAtcgtcatcatcatcgtcttcttcctcctcaacACCATCATCATCTGGCTCCTCAAAGAAGGGTAAAAGGTCGGAATTCGAGAAAAAACTTGGAGATTTTTTCAAACACCAGATAGAATCAGACACTTCTGCAGCATATGGAGGTGGTTTCCGGGAAGGAAATAAGGCAGTGCTCAAGTATGGCCTGAAGAGGACTCTTGATCACATTCGGCTCACCGGCACCTTCCCGTGTTAACTGTACTCCTGATTTGCTCTGGAATTCTTGCTCTATGTTTGTATGCTCGTTTCACTGCACAGTATTACATGAGAGAACTCTTTTAACTTATAAGCAACAGAATAGTAGCTGAgagtaaagaaaagaaaaataaatggtaCCATTACAGTGTAATATGTAAGCTTGGAGCAGCACATGTATTCTGTCAAAATACTCGTCCATACATATAGGAAAAAGGGTATGACCATCATTTGCAAAGTTTCTTCTAATAGTATTCGTAGTAGTACTTTCTTCAGTCCGTTTCATCAGATTCAGAGAATCCATATTTGAATCCGAATCcgcaaaattatatattgtactccctaaaaaataatttttatttcctgTTTACCATTAGTAGTTCATAGCTAAAGGTTCCAAcgtatgataaataatttttaattgcaatATTACAAGGAACGTGGTTCAGTTATTAACACTAAACTTCACAAATTCTGTAGAGAGTTCATGATCACCTCTGATgctaaaacttaaaaaagacAATCCTATTCAACAGAAAATGACTGCGAGTAGTTGGCATCTTCCTGGATTTTCATCAAAGCTGAAACCACTTCAGCCATGCTTAATCTGTTTGTGGGTTCTCGAGCCAAGCATGCTACGCTCAATTTCAGCAAGCGCAGTGCCAGTGCAGCATGGTCGATTATATAACCGAGTCGATTCTTTACTTGAAGTCGAGAGTCAATGAGATCATTAACTTCAGCTCCTACATCTGTTCCATCAATTACTGGAATCACTGTTTCGGACAAAAGAACTTCTTGATCATCATGCAGGACCACAGCTTCTCTTCCGGTAATCAATTCCAGCAGAACTATCCCAAAGGCGTAGACATCTACTTTAGGGGTCACGTTCCCAGTTTGTATGAACTCAGGTGCCATGTAACCTCTTTCTCcaacaatataattagtgTGTGAGCCTCCATCTTCTCTAGCGAGGGCAAAATTTGCAATCTTTGCCCTCAGGTCTCTGTTCAGTAAAATGTTGCAGCTTCTGATGTTCTTGTGTACGTAAGCTGGAGCAGTAAAGTTGTGAAGATAATCAAGTCCATTGGCAATGTCTAAAGCAATAAGAATTCGGCGGTTCCAGCTCTGGGCAAGGGGAGAGTTTTCTTTATGGAGCCAGTCCCTTAGAGATCCTTTTTCCAGGTACTCATAAACAAGATAGAATACTCTATCATGCTCACAGACACCATAAAGACTAATCAGATTGAAGTGGTTGATATTGCTTAGGATTTTGATCTCTTTGGACACATCTGTGCTCATATGTTTTATAGCTAATAATTTTCCACGAAGATTTCCAAGGTAAACAGAATCACTCAACCTCTTATGTGGGCTGAAGTTGTCAGTGGCTGCCTTTAGTTCTTCATAAGTATATATCTTCAGAATTTCACCAATTCCAACAACTTTATCTAGGAAGTGGGCCGGCAGTTGCTGCTTCTTTCGTTGCTGTCTAATTCTCCATGATGCATCATTTGTTCTCTTTCTCCTGTAATGGATGAAGCCCAGGAACAAGAAAAAGCAAAGGACTGCTAGAGCAGCACCGGTTGCCATCCCGACATAAAGCCCTTTATGTGACCTCTTGGGCATTTGCTGAGAAATTGTTGGATGTGAAGTGGCTTTCATCTGAGAGCTTAAAGGTTCTGCTGGCAGAGGAATTAAAATAGTTGTGAAGGGATAAAGAACTGGATTGTCCTCAGAAAATCCGTTGGCTGTAGCGACACTACTGGCACTTACGTTGAACTTTTCACTGATCTGAGGGACTGTATCTTTCCAAGTCACCAAGAATGTCAAAAGAAACTTGGTGTCATTTAAAATCTGTTCTTGTGTAGGACAAGCACACCTAAGGGGTACTTGCAACTTCAATCCTGAAAACAAGTTGAATTCGCCATATGGATTTTCACGCTCAAGTGCATTACAAGTGGTAAGCCCCTGATACGTATCGTTTGCAATTGTAAAATAGGTATCAACATCATGCCTGACATAAGAGGTGTTAGCTTGATAGTATTGACCTGAACAGGAACAAGTTACTGGAACAATAACCGCGACATCTGGAGGCAAGACTGCTGAGCTCGAGATATCATTGATGTGAGCGAATTCCATAGGGTCAGAAGACGTCAAGTTTGAAATGGACGAGACTGAAAGATAAGGAGGTTTTGTTCTAAACATCAAGAACGCTTTGCAAGAAGGCATTTTCCCATTGCAGGTATAAAGAAAAGCTGGAGATGGTCCTGTTTCATCGGAGATATTACATTGCATAACTGAGTTTCCTGCATACTGCTGTTGGGCGTGGGAAATGGAGGCTGAGAATGTTAATATGATGAGAAATCCAAATAAGTGCTTGCTCATGATGAAAGTTTTGGTAGGGTGGACTTGAAGATGGAACTTTAATACCTCGCACACAAATTGGAGTAGCATTGCATCCTCAGATCAGTTCTATTACAACCACCATTTCGACAAAGTGAAGGAATCATGCACATCACCCTCCAAAGTCAACTTTTCTTAGATCAGAACTGGCCTAGTTGAGAAGTTATAATTCTATATATCGAACATATCATTAGGTAAAGCCATTTTCATATACCGTGTGAGACGACTTAACCAGCCTAAAACAAATGACAAAgacttttatatattgaacAAACACTAGAATGCTTCAGACTTCATTTGGGAGGATAAAGAATGCCTGCTTATGTCATGAACAGTTAAACCATCTTTCAGGACAAGATTAAGAAACCATCAGAGAATTGAACTTCAGTGTGCGCACAAGAATGAGGAGAcgcaaatatcaattttcaagaagTGGCGGCTAAGCATATTCTGAAGTCAAATACTGAGCCTTGATTAATTAAACCCAGAAACCAATTCCATTACACAGTCTGAAGCATTCCAAACAAGCCATATGATTCTTGACTTGGCAGATTTGGCACTTTGTGTTTGTCCTTGTATGTTAAGTGATATTGAGATTCTTCCTGCAGCCAAGCCGGCCTCTTTTTTTATCCCCAGGTAAGTACTTTATTTTACCTTATTCTGGATGATTAAGATTGCTTCTTATTGCTCTTTCTGGAGAAAGATATTTTTGCCTCTTCTCTGTTAATATTTAGTGACAGTGACTGCTCATTGTTTCTGAATTCAGGAAAACtggaataaaaatttaaggaaaGATGTGGGCTTTCCAAATTCTAAGTTCTAACCCACCAGAAGAAGTGAAGAACTCCACCATAAACAAGAAACATCACACAGAACTCCTGTCCAAAATAGTCTTTTGCAGAAAACAATATCAAGATAGACCCCACAACTCCCCACCTATATCCATGACTTATAGACATTATCCTCCTCCAAAATTCAGCCAACCATCCAAAATAAAGTGCCCAAaaccaaccaaaaaaaatatgaaccaAACGAAACTCACAACAGAAAAACTTACCAATGACCAAATTCTTCTCTTTCTGATACTGCAACTCTCTTCCTCCCCATGGAGACCATTCTCTCTCCTCACTCTCTCTGCCCTCTTTTCAAGAACCCCCTTCTTCGGTCATTCCAGCCTAAATCAAGTTGTGGGCTCAAACCTATTTGCTGCACCCTTAGAAAACAGCCTTCTCTATCGGTGGTTAAACAGTCTTTCTATAAGCCCACAAGTTGGCTTTCTAATGTGCACCAGGGACTAGCAGCACTCGCTATTTCTTTGGCCCTCAACTTTTCCTTGCCAATTTTAACAGACTCTGCTTTGGCGTCTGAATTTGATGTTCTGAATGAAGGCCCTCCAAAAGAATCTTACGTTGTTGATGATGCTGGTGTGCTTAGCCGAGTGACTAAATCTGACTTGAAGAGACTGTTGTCGGATTTGGAGTCCCGAAAAGGCTACCACATTAATGTTGTCACTGTCCGCAAGCTCACTGTAAGTGGAAGTATGATCTTTGCCAGATTATTGCGTCTTTGATGGTTGTGTAGCATGTGAAATCTAATGTAAAATTAGGAAGTTTTCTGAATTTTAGGAGAATGGAGCAATTGGTTGGAAAATCAATGATGTAAAGGAATGTACTTTATTTAACATGTGAAAATTGCCAAGAAAAACTAGTTAAGAATGCAAGAAATTCGGTGttaaaatatgacaaatgAACTGTTTTTGTGACTTGTTCCTGTTCTTTGCCTGAAGAGCAAAGCTGATGCGTTTGAGTATGCTGACCAAGTATTAGAGCGCTGGTATCCGACTGTTGAGGAAGGCGACAAAAAGGGCATAGTTGTGCTTATTACCAGTCAGAAGGAAGGGGCGGTTACAGGTGGCCCTGAATTCATCCAAGCCGTTGGTGATTCTGTTCTTGATGGCACTGTATCGGAGAATCTTC is a window from the Sesamum indicum cultivar Zhongzhi No. 13 linkage group LG15, S_indicum_v1.0, whole genome shotgun sequence genome containing:
- the LOC105177724 gene encoding LOW QUALITY PROTEIN: protein DA1-related 1 (The sequence of the model RefSeq protein was modified relative to this genomic sequence to represent the inferred CDS: substituted 2 bases at 2 genomic stop codons), coding for MPCLIWGSSYSLKFGRFFICLSSWCCEQVFLSKKSERPIKAFQFDGVVVPTQERIANCIMGWLTKILKGSSHKISKGQYHGKYEDDTIWEGPPTSADQWSDFDKEELDRAIALSIAEQDEKGKKVVDDESLLDEDEQLAKALQESWNVDSPPQSPPPPSPPPPQCPPLPPPPQSPPPPPSPPPRSSPPRSPRYDYGSFLPPYPFFYPSSMYRICAGCNSEIGHGRYLSCMGAVWHPECFRCHSCNQPISDYEFSMSDNRPYHKACYKDLHHPKCDVCKNFIPTNAAGLIEYRAHPFWHQKYCPAHEHDGTPRCCSCERMEPVDARFLILDDGRKLCLECLDSSIMDTHECQPLYLEIQEFYEGLNMKVEQQIPLLLVERQALNEAMEGEKNGHHHMPETRGLCLSFPXNAPXQNLQFIVLILRRPRIGGYRILDMFTEPCRLVRHCEVTAILILYGLPRLLTGSILAHEMMHAWLRLKGYPSLSPEVEEGICQVLAHMWLDSEIVAGSGSTVASTSSSSSSSSSSSTPSSSGSSKKGKRSEFEKKLGDFFKHQIESDTSAAYGGGFREGNKAVLKYGLKRTLDHIRLTGTFPC
- the LOC105177760 gene encoding lysM domain receptor-like kinase 4 — its product is MLLQFVCEVLKFHLQVHPTKTFIMSKHLFGFLIILTFSASISHAQQQYAGNSVMQCNISDETGPSPAFLYTCNGKMPSCKAFLMFRTKPPYLSVSSISNLTSSDPMEFAHINDISSSAVLPPDVAVIVPVTCSCSGQYYQANTSYVRHDVDTYFTIANDTYQGLTTCNALERENPYGEFNLFSGLKLQVPLRCACPTQEQILNDTKFLLTFLVTWKDTVPQISEKFNVSASSVATANGFSEDNPVLYPFTTILIPLPAEPLSSQMKATSHPTISQQMPKRSHKGLYVGMATGAALAVLCFFLFLGFIHYRRKRTNDASWRIRQQRKKQQLPAHFLDKVVGIGEILKIYTYEELKAATDNFSPHKRLSDSVYLGNLRGKLLAIKHMSTDVSKEIKILSNINHFNLISLYGVCEHDRVFYLVYEYLEKGSLRDWLHKENSPLAQSWNRRILIALDIANGLDYLHNFTAPAYVHKNIRSCNILLNRDLRAKIANFALAREDGGSHTNYIVGERGYMAPEFIQTGNVTPKVDVYAFGIVLLELITGREAVVLHDDQEVLLSETVIPVIDGTDVGAEVNDLIDSRLQVKNRLGYIIDHAALALRLLKLSVACLAREPTNRLSMAEVVSALMKIQEDANYSQSFSVE
- the LOC105177725 gene encoding UPF0603 protein At1g54780, chloroplastic, producing METILSPHSLCPLFKNPLLRSFQPKSSCGLKPICCTLRKQPSLSVVKQSFYKPTSWLSNVHQGLAALAISLALNFSLPILTDSALASEFDVLNEGPPKESYVVDDAGVLSRVTKSDLKRLLSDLESRKGYHINVVTVRKLTSKADAFEYADQVLERWYPTVEEGDKKGIVVLITSQKEGAVTGGPEFIQAVGDSVLDGTVSENLPVLATEEKYNEAVFSSAKRLVAAIDGLPDPGGPQAKDNKRESNFKTREETDEKRGQFTLVVGGLLVIAFVVPMAQYYAYVSKK